One Echeneis naucrates chromosome 16, fEcheNa1.1, whole genome shotgun sequence DNA window includes the following coding sequences:
- the slc38a8a gene encoding putative sodium-coupled neutral amino acid transporter 8a, which translates to MEELARGSISLLASASAKPPLAVAPRLGSLGAVFIMLKSALGAGLLNFPWAFERAGGIRSAVTVELVSLVFLISGLIILGYSSSISGQCTYQAVVKEVCGPAIGQLCEICFVFNLFMISVAFLVIVDDQLEKLCGSLYELVTNLPESEMPHHFYTDQRFGLLLLCIFLILPLSIPKEISIQKYISVLGTLAATYLTVAIIVKYHTAPSVLVQVTPLYSSGVGSWASMFSVIPTICFGFQCHEASIAIYSSMANQRLSHWVFISVVSMIICLIIYSLTGVYGYLTFGKNVKADILMSYTGDDILMLIARLLFGVSIITIYPIILLLGRSVIQDPLLSWRQRRYGVVTVAFESRSRYALTVLWITVTLLIAVFVPDISKVISVIGGISAFFIFIFPGLCLIFAVQSEPVSCKTRFGLTVWGVVTLICGAFIFGQSTTIAVMQLLGKI; encoded by the exons ATGGAGGAGTTGGCCAGAGGGAGCATCAGCCTGCTGGCTTCAGCCTCAGCCAAGCCCCCCCTGGCCGTGGCCCCCCGGCTCGGCTCCCTGGGGGCCGTCTTCATCATGCTGAAGTCCGCTCTGGGCGCCGGGCTCCTCAACTTCCCCTGGGCCTTCGAGAGAGCCGGGGGCATCCGGAGCGCCGTCACCGTGGAGCTG GTCTCCCTCGTGTTCCTGATCAGCGGCCTGATCATCCTGGGCTACTCGTCCTCCATCAGCGGCCAGTGCACCTACCAGGCGGTGGTGAAGGAAGTGTGTGGGCCGGCCATCGGCCAGCTCTGTGAGATCTGCTTCGTCTTCAACCTCTTCATGATCTCTGTAGCTTTTCTGGTCATAGTGGACGACCAACTTGAGAAGC tgTGCGGCTCGCTGTATGAGCTCGTAACCAACTTGCCGGAGTCGGAGATGCCGCACCATTTCTACACAGATCAGCGTTttggcctgctgctgctctgcatcTTCCTCATCCTGCCGCTGTCCATCCCCAAAGAGATCAGCATTCAGAAATACATCAG TGTCCTCGGCACTCTCGCTGCAACCTACCTGACTGTGGCCATCATTGTTAAATACCACACGGCGCCCTCTGTCCTGGTTCAAGTCACCCCTCTCTACAGCAGCGG ggtCGGCTCCTGGGCCTCCATGTTCAGCGTCATTCCAACCATCTGCTTTGGTTTCCAA TGCCACGAGGCGTCCATCGCCATCTACAGCAGCATGGCCAACCAGCGGCTGTCTCACTGGGTCTTCATCTCCGTGGTCTCCATGATCATCTGCCTCATCATTTACTCCCTCACAG GGGTTTATGGGTACTTGACATTTGGAAAGAACGTGAAGGCTGACATCTTGATGTCGTACACCGGTGATGACATCCTCATGCTCATCGCCCGGCTGCTGTTCGGAGtctccatcatcaccatctatcccatcatcctgctgctggGAAG ATCAGTCATCCAGGACCCCCTGCTGAGTTGGCGGCAGAGGCGTTACGGTGTGGTGACAGTGGCGTTTGAAAGCCGCAGCCGCTACGCGCTGACGGTCCTGTGGATCACGGTGACGCTGCTCATCGCTGTCTTTGTACCAGACATCAGCAAGGTCATCAGTGTCATCGGTGGGATCAGCGcctttttcatcttcatcttcccAG GTCTGTGTTTGATCTTCGCCGTGCAGTCTGAACCCGTGTCATGTAAGACCAG ATTTGGCCTCACGGTTTGGGGAGTAGTGACTCTGATCTGCGGAGCATTCATCTTCGGCCAGAGCACCACCATCGCCGTCATGCAGCTCCTTGGAAAGATCTGA